ATGATTCGGGTGTGCAGACTGAGGAAGCCCTGTGCTCGTTTTCGTGATCTGAATCCTCGCTGTTGCCGTTCCTGCTGCCGTGTGGGGCGATGGGACTGCTCGATCAGGTTGTTGCAGCGGTCAGTCGATACGACCTGAACGTGCTCCACCCCGTGGAGCACGGGGGATTCCCGAAGGGCTGCACCATAACTCCACAGCTTGTCGGTGTGGATGACCTCCGGCACATCGTATTCCCTCAGCAGACGGTGGAAGAACGATTTGGCGGCTTCAGTATCACGGTGTTCCTGAAGGAAAACATCCAGCACAGCTCCATGTTCGTCAACAGCTCGCCACAGCCAGTGTTTGACCCCGCCGGTGTCCACGTGCATTTCGTCTAAGGACCACCGGGAACCCCGACGGGGTTCCCGGTGGCGGAGGC
The sequence above is drawn from the Deinococcus multiflagellatus genome and encodes:
- a CDS encoding IS6 family transposase — protein: MTGQKLPGYRFPLAIGYAVWLYHRFTLSYRDVEELLLERGIVVTRESIRSWCITFSDLFAHGLRHREPRRGSRWSLDEMHVDTGGVKHWLWRAVDEHGAVLDVFLQEHRDTEAAKSFFHRLLREYDVPEVIHTDKLWSYGAALRESPVLHGVEHVQVVSTDRCNNLIEQSHRPTRQQERQQRGFRSRKRAQGFLSLHTRIMNLHHPARSTVPARYRRHHRQAAFKTWQETVWQAA